A window of Theropithecus gelada isolate Dixy chromosome 14, Tgel_1.0, whole genome shotgun sequence contains these coding sequences:
- the FOLR1 gene encoding folate receptor alpha translates to MAQRMTTQLLLLLVWVAVVGEAQTRTARARTELLNVCMNAKHHKEKPGPEDKLHEQCRPWKKNACCSTNTSQEAHKDVSYLYRFNWNHCGEMAPACKRHFIQDTCLYECSPNLGPWIQQVDQSWRKERVLNVPLCKEDCEQWWDDCRTSYTCKSNWHKGWNWTSGFNKCPVGAACKPFHFYFPTPMVLCNEIWTYSYKVSNYSRGSGRCIQMWFDPAQGNPNEEVARFYAAAMSGAGPWAAWPLLLSLALTLLWLLS, encoded by the exons ATGGCTCAGCGGATGACAACACAGCTGCTGCTCCTTCTAGTGTGGGTGGCTGTAGTAGGGGAGGCTCAGACAAGGACTGCACGGGCCAGGACTGAGCTTCTCAATGTCTGCATGAACGCCAAGCACCACAAGGAAAAGCCAGGCCCGGAGGACAAGTTGCATGAGCAG TGTCGTCCCTGGAAGAAGAATGCCTGCTGTTCTACCAACACCAGCCAGGAAGCCCATAAGGATGTTTCCTACCTATATAGATTCAACTGGAACCACTGTGGAGAGATGGCACCTGCCTGCAAACGGCATTTCATCCAGGACACCTGCCTCTACGAGTGCTCCCCCAACTTGGGGCCCTGGATCCAGCAG GTGGATCAGAGCTGGCGCAAAGAGCGGGTGCTGAACGTGCCCCTGTGCAAAGAGGACTGTGAGCAATGGTGGGATGATTGTCGCACCTCCTACACCTGCAAGAGCAACTGGCACAAAGGCTGGAACTGGACCTCAG GGTTTAACAAGTGCCCAGTGGGAGCTGCCTGCAAACCTTTCCATTTCTACTTCCCCACACCCATGGTTCTGTGCAATGAAATCTGGACTTACTCCTACAAGGTCAGCAACTACAGCCGAGGGAGTGGCCGCTGCATCCAGATGTGGTTCGACCCAGCCCAGGGCAACCCCAATGAGGAGGTGGCGAGGTTCTATGCTGCAGCCATGAGTGGGGCTGGGCCCTGGGCGGCCTGGCCTCTCCTACTTAGCCTGGCCCTAACGCTGCTCTGGCTGCTAAGCTGA